A single region of the Cryptococcus decagattii chromosome 4, complete sequence genome encodes:
- a CDS encoding spermidine synthase, whose translation MAVSQSHPNIVDGWFREINTQWPGQAMTLKVKQVLHKEKSLFQDVLVFESETYGNVLVLDGVIQATERDEFSYQEMITHLPMASHPNPENVLVIGGGDGGVIREVLKHKSVKKVTLCDIDEAVIRVSKQWLPLMSNCYKDPRVEVHIGDGFKFLPEHKNEYDVIITDSSDPVGPAEALFQPPYFQLLKEALKEGGSVSTQAECLWVHLPLIKTLKETCSNLFPVVKYGFTTIPTYPAGQIGIMVCTKDSTRDLTVPLRAVPDTRYYNSEVHRAAFTIPEFGRAMLEDGVNVLPKFSGARPTPTSTKKKVLLLGSGLVAGPAADYIARHNHELTIACRTLATAENLASRFPNATPISVDVCSTDALRQAIRGHDVVVSLIPYTHHAQVMEAALEEKAHVVTTSYINPQMRALEQKFKDAGLICFNEIGVDPGVDHLWAIKVFDEVKKAGGKIKSFYSFCGGLVEPAAADNALGYKFSWSPVGVLMALNNDGKYLKDGKVVEVAGKDLMSTAKPYYFTPAYNLVAYPNRDSTVFREFYGLEGVQNLCRGTMRYAGFCEVITAWKEIGLMSDAQVDYLAQGAAPITWIKAVSQLLGVEAKEAAVIAKLKTLKSFETESRVLISKFRDLGLFSEEQVAQRGSIMRALSALLEEKCAFKEGEVDLVLLQHTFEIINADGSERTITSSLEAYGDRNGGPSAMAKLVGVPCGMAVQFILEGVLTKPGVFAPYDEETCKLFRERLEKEEGITMVEKLV comes from the exons ATGGCTGTCTCTCAATCTCACCCCAACATCGTCG ACGGCTGGTTCAGGGAGATCAACACCCAATGGCCTG GTCAGGCTATGACACTCAA GGTCAAGCAAGTCTTGCACAAGGAGAAGTCCCTCTTTCAG GATGTTCTTGTCTTCGAGTCCGAGACCTACGGTAATGTTCTCGTGCTCGACGGTGTCATTCAGGCCACCGAGCGTGATGAGTTCTC TTACCAGGAGATGATCACTCATCTCCCTATGGCTTCACACCCGAACCCCGAGAACGTCCTTGTTATCGGTGGTGGTGACGGTGGTGTCATCCGAGAGGTTCTCAAGCACAAGTCCGTCAAGAAGGTCACTCTCTGTGACATTGACGAG GCTGTCATCCGAGTCTCTAAGCAATGGCTCCCTCTCATGTCTAACTGCTACAAAGACCCCCGAGTTGAAGTTCACATTGGTGACGGTTTTAAGTTCCTTCCCGAGCACAAGAACGAGTACGACGTCATCATCACCGACTCCTCTGACCCTGTCGGTCCCGCCGAGGCTCTCTTCCAGCCTCCTTACTTCCAGCTCCTCAAGGAAGCTCTTAAGGAAGGTGGTTCCGTCTCTACCCAGGCTGAGTGCTTGTGGGTCCACCTCCCACTCATTAAGACACTCAAGGAGACTTGCTCCAACCTCTTCCCTGTCGTCAAGTACGGTTTCACCACCATCCCCACCTACCCCGCGGGTCAGATCGGTATCATGGTGTGCACCAAGGACTCTACCCGAGACCTCACCGTTCCCCTCCGTGCTGTTCCCGACACCAGGTACTACAACTCTGAGGTCCACCGAGCTGCCTTTACCATCCCCGAGTTCGGTCGTGCCATGCTTGAGGACGGCGTCAACGTCTTGCCTAAGTTCAGCGGTGCTCGACCCACCCCTACATctaccaagaagaaggtgcTTCTCCTTGGTTCCGGTCTTGTTGCTGGCCCTGCCGCCGATTACATCGCCCGACACAACCACGAGCTCACCATCGCTTGCCGAACTCTCGCTACTGCAGAGAACCTCGCTTCCCGCTTCCCCAACGCCACCCCCATATCTGTTGACGTCTGCTCTACTGACGCTCTCCGACAGGCTATCAGGGGTCACGACGTTGTTGTCAGCTTGATCCCTTACACCCACCACGCCCAGGTCATGGAGGCTGCGCTTGAAGAGAAAGCCCACGTCGTCACTACCTCTTACATTAACCCCCAGATGCGCGCCCTCGAGCAGAAGTTCAAGGATGCTGGTTTGATCTGCTTCAATGAGATCGGTGTCGACCCGGGAGTTGACCACTTGTGGGCCATCAAGGTCTTTGACGAGGTCAAGAAGGCTGGTGGTAAGATCAAGAGCTTCTAcagcttctgtggtggTCTCGTTGAGCCTGCT GCCGCCGACAACGCCCTCGGTTACAAGTTCTCTTGGTCCCCTGTCGGTGTCCTCATGGCCCTCAACAACGACGGCAAGTACCTCAAGGACGGCAAGGTCGTTGAGGTTGCCGGCAAGGACCTCATGAGTACCGCCAAGCCTTACTACTTCACCCCCGCTTACAACCTCGTTGCCTACCCCAACCGAGACTCGACCGTCTTCAGAGAGTTCTACGGTTTGGAAGGTGTCCAGAACCTTTGCCGAGGTACCATGAGGTATGCTGGCTTCTGCGAAGTCATCACCGCCTGGAAGGAAATTGGTTTGATGTCCGACGCTCAAGTCGACTACCTCGCTCAGGGTGCTGCTCCTATCACCTGGATCAAGGCCGTCTCTCAGTTGCTCGGCGTTGAGGCCAAGGAGGC TGCCGTCATTGCAAAGCTCAAGACTCTCAAGTCTTTCGAGACCGAATCCAGGGTCCTCATCTCCAAGTTCCGAGACCTTGGTCTTTTCTCCGAAGAGCAGGTCGCTCAGCGAGGCTCCATTATGCGAGCTCTGTCCGCTCTTCTCGAGGAGAAATGTGCCTTCAAGGAGGGCGAGGTCGACCTTGTCTTGTTGCAACACACTTTCGAGATTATCAATGCCGACGGTTCCGAG CGAACCatcacttcctccctcGAGGCTTACGGTGACAGGAACGGTGGGCCCTCTGCCATGGCCAAGCTCGTCGGT GTTCCCTGTGGTATGGCTGTGCAGTTCATTCTTGAGGGCGTCCTCACCAAGCCCGGAGTCTTCGCTCCTTACGATGAGGAGACCTGCAAGTTGTTCCGAGAGCGActcgagaaggaggagggtaTCACCATGGTTGAGAAGCTCGTTTAA